GTCAGTTGCTCTCCGGCGCGCGCATTGCGTCGGAGGATCTCGTCGTCACCGGGCTGATTCCGCCGGGCCACAAGATCGCGACCCGCGCGATCGCGGCGGGCGAGCCCGTCAAACGCTACAACCAGATCATCGGCGTGGCGAAAGAGGCGATTGCGCGCGGCCAGCACGTGCACACGCACAATCTCTCGATGTCCGATTTCGCGCGCGAACACGAGTTCGGCGTCGACAAGCATCCGACGCCGTTCGTCGAGTCGCCGGCCACGTTCATGGGCATTCGCCGAGACGACGGGCGCGTCGCCACGCGCAATTTCGTCGGCGTGCTGACGAGCGTGAACTGCTCGGCGACGGTCGCGCGCGCCATCGCGGACCATTTCCGGCGCGACGTGCATCCGGAAGTGCTGGCGGATTATCCGAACGTCGATGGCGTGATCGCGCTCACGCACGGTCTGGGATGCGGCATCGACATGCAAGGCGAAGGGCTCGGCATTTTGCGGCGGACGCTCGCCGGCTACGCTGTGCATCCGAACTTTCATTCGGTGCTGTTCGTCGGCTTGGGCTGCGAGACGAACCAGATCGGCGGCGTGCTGGAATCGGCCGGATTGAAGGACGGCGAGCGGCTGCGCAGCTTCACCATTCAGGATAGCGGCGGCACGCGGAAAACCATCGAACGCGGCATCGCGATGGTGAAAGAGATGCTCGCAGACGCCAACCGCGTGCGGCGTGAGCCGTTGCCGGCGTCGCATCTGATCGTCGGCTTGCAGTGCGGCGGCTCGGACGGCTATTCCGGCATCTCGGCGAATCCGGCGCTCGGCGCGGCAGTCGACAAGCTCGTTGCGCACGGCGGCACGGCGATTCTTTCCGAAACGCCCGAGGTGTACGGCGCAGAGCATTTGCTGACGCGGCGCGCGGTGAGCCGGGAAGTCGGCGAAAAGCTGCTTGCGCGCATCAAGTGGTGGGAGAGCTACTGCGAGCGCAACGGCGCGGCAATGGACAACAACCCGTCGGCGGGCAACAAGGTCGGCGGGCTGACCACGATTCTCGAGAAATCGCTCGGCGCGGTCGCCAAGGGCGGCACGACCAATCTCGTCGAGGTGTACGAGTACGCGCAGCGTATCGACGCGAAGGGCTTCGTTTTCATGGATTCGCCCGGCTACGATCCGATGTCCGCGACCGGCCAGGTGGCATCCGGCGCGAACCTGATCTGCTTCACCACGGGCCGCGGTTCGGCTTACGGCTGCGCGCCGTCGCCTTCGCTCAAGCTCGCGACGAACACGGCGCTGTGGGAGCGGCAGGAAGACGACATGGATATCAATTGCGGCGGCGTGATCGACGGCACCGCGACGATCGACCAGCTCGGCGACGAGATTTTCCAGATGATGCTGGACTGCGCGTCAGGCGTGCCGTCGAAGAGCGAGCAGCATGGCTACGGGCAGAGTGAATTCGTGCCGTGGCAGGTGGGCGTCGTGACTTGATTCAGGTTTTGGGCACGCGGTGCAATCGGACGGCGCACCATTCGCGGAAGAACTTTCGCGAGTGGTTGCGCGGTCGCGGGCTTCCGTTCACATACCCATTCGCGAGCATTTGCTTGGAGATCGGGCGCCAATTGCGCTCGAATCATCGTTCGTTGCAAGCTTCCTGATCGTTCATGCGCACACGTATCAGGAATGCGTTTAGGTCTTTCTGGGCCCCGTCGAGTGTGACGGCGGACCGGCGTTTCCATGAGGCTCGGCGCAATCGATCCA
The Caballeronia sp. M1242 DNA segment above includes these coding regions:
- a CDS encoding UxaA family hydrolase; translation: MSTVSNDHAVIRLHPKDDVVIATRQLLSGARIASEDLVVTGLIPPGHKIATRAIAAGEPVKRYNQIIGVAKEAIARGQHVHTHNLSMSDFAREHEFGVDKHPTPFVESPATFMGIRRDDGRVATRNFVGVLTSVNCSATVARAIADHFRRDVHPEVLADYPNVDGVIALTHGLGCGIDMQGEGLGILRRTLAGYAVHPNFHSVLFVGLGCETNQIGGVLESAGLKDGERLRSFTIQDSGGTRKTIERGIAMVKEMLADANRVRREPLPASHLIVGLQCGGSDGYSGISANPALGAAVDKLVAHGGTAILSETPEVYGAEHLLTRRAVSREVGEKLLARIKWWESYCERNGAAMDNNPSAGNKVGGLTTILEKSLGAVAKGGTTNLVEVYEYAQRIDAKGFVFMDSPGYDPMSATGQVASGANLICFTTGRGSAYGCAPSPSLKLATNTALWERQEDDMDINCGGVIDGTATIDQLGDEIFQMMLDCASGVPSKSEQHGYGQSEFVPWQVGVVT